Proteins co-encoded in one Candidatus Nitrosacidococcus tergens genomic window:
- a CDS encoding class I SAM-dependent methyltransferase, translated as MSKKTLQITDALYDYLLSVSLRESDVLKELREETSTMPRANMQISPEQGQFMALLIELIGAKKTLEIGVFTGYSSLCTALALPPDGKIVGCDVSEEWTAVAKRYWEKAGVSHKIDLRLGPAIQTLDQLINNGESGTFDFAFIDAEKVEYEDYYQRTWKLLRSGGLIAVDNVLRSGRVIDPDFDDEDTNAIRNFNLARFNDKNVPLSLVPIADGLTLIRKS; from the coding sequence ATGTCTAAAAAAACCCTTCAAATTACTGATGCACTATATGATTATTTACTCTCGGTTTCTTTAAGGGAGTCTGATGTTTTAAAAGAGCTTCGAGAAGAAACCAGCACCATGCCCCGTGCTAATATGCAAATTTCCCCTGAGCAAGGTCAGTTTATGGCATTACTCATTGAGCTGATTGGGGCTAAAAAAACCTTGGAAATTGGGGTATTTACCGGTTATAGCTCCCTTTGTACTGCCCTTGCTCTTCCGCCAGATGGAAAAATAGTAGGCTGTGATGTGAGCGAAGAATGGACCGCAGTAGCAAAGCGTTATTGGGAGAAAGCAGGAGTATCTCATAAAATTGATTTACGGCTAGGTCCTGCTATTCAAACCCTCGATCAGCTGATTAACAATGGTGAAAGTGGTACTTTTGATTTTGCATTTATAGATGCAGAAAAAGTGGAATATGAAGATTATTACCAACGGACATGGAAACTTCTACGCTCAGGTGGTTTAATTGCAGTAGATAATGTACTTCGTTCTGGACGGGTAATCGATCCAGATTTCGATGATGAAGATACAAATGCTATTCGTAACTTTAACTTAGCTCGTTTTAATGATAAAAACGTACCCCTAAGCTTAGTTCCTATTGCCGATGGTTTAACACTGATTCGTAAATCTTAA
- the folE gene encoding GTP cyclohydrolase I FolE, with protein sequence MDKKITQEQCNDYYDPELESAVKQILTCVGEDPDRDGLKKTPERVAKAFGFLTSGYHLTVEEVVKDALFDDECEEMVIVKDVEFYSLCEHHMLPFFGRAHVGYLPNKKIVGLSKIARVIDVFARRLQVQERLTNQIAQGLMSILNPRGVGVVLEACHFCMVMRGVQKQNSHTVTSSMLGTFQKDPRTRSEFIELIHRTS encoded by the coding sequence ATGGATAAAAAAATTACACAGGAACAATGCAATGATTACTACGATCCAGAGCTTGAGAGTGCAGTAAAGCAGATTCTAACTTGTGTTGGTGAAGATCCAGACCGAGATGGGCTTAAAAAAACACCAGAACGAGTGGCTAAAGCTTTTGGTTTTTTAACCAGCGGCTATCACTTAACGGTAGAAGAAGTAGTGAAAGATGCTCTGTTTGATGATGAATGTGAAGAGATGGTCATTGTCAAAGATGTGGAATTTTATTCTTTATGCGAACATCATATGCTCCCTTTCTTTGGTCGAGCCCATGTAGGATACTTACCTAATAAAAAGATTGTGGGATTAAGTAAAATTGCTCGAGTGATTGACGTGTTTGCAAGAAGACTTCAAGTACAAGAACGATTGACTAATCAAATTGCTCAAGGGCTGATGTCTATTTTGAACCCTCGTGGAGTAGGGGTAGTATTGGAGGCTTGCCATTTTTGCATGGTAATGCGAGGGGTGCAGAAACAAAATAGCCATACGGTGACCAGCTCCATGTTAGGCACTTTTCAAAAAGATCCTCGTACTCGATCTGAATTTATAGAGTTGATCCATCGTACTTCTTAG
- a CDS encoding NAD(P)-dependent alcohol dehydrogenase codes for MPQIAAYAAQSADQPLVPHTIERRTPNSKDIAINIRYCGVCHSDLHMIRNEWGSWGETLYPCVPGHEIIGTVVAVGKEVTKFGVGDTVGVGCMVDSCGQCSPCQAGEENYCEQGFTLTYNSKDDYGHTFGGYSAHIVVDEQFVLSIAHKNNLAAVAPLLCAGITMYSPLRHWNVDSTKKIGIVGLGGLGHMGVKLAHAMGAHVVLFTTSPNKATEAKNLGADEVVISKDPGQMNAHAASLDFIINTVAVPHNLDNYLSLLKKDGILCLVGIPTTPHPSSHVFNLVAKRRAIVGSLIGGIKETQEMLDFCAKHNIVSDIEIIPMKDINQAYERMLNNDVKYRFVIDMQTLRDER; via the coding sequence ATGCCTCAGATTGCTGCTTATGCTGCTCAAAGTGCAGATCAGCCTTTAGTTCCCCATACCATTGAACGCCGTACGCCTAACTCTAAAGATATAGCTATTAATATTCGCTACTGTGGCGTGTGTCACTCTGATTTACATATGATCCGTAACGAATGGGGAAGCTGGGGAGAAACGCTCTATCCCTGTGTGCCTGGTCATGAAATTATTGGGACTGTGGTCGCAGTAGGCAAAGAGGTTACTAAGTTTGGAGTAGGAGATACGGTAGGGGTAGGCTGTATGGTAGATAGCTGTGGACAGTGTAGCCCTTGTCAAGCAGGAGAAGAGAATTATTGCGAGCAAGGCTTTACCTTAACCTATAACAGTAAAGATGATTATGGTCATACTTTTGGTGGCTATTCAGCCCATATTGTAGTTGACGAGCAGTTTGTACTCTCTATCGCTCATAAGAATAATTTAGCAGCGGTAGCCCCCTTATTATGTGCTGGAATTACCATGTATTCTCCGTTGCGTCATTGGAATGTTGACTCTACTAAAAAGATAGGCATTGTAGGTTTAGGTGGGTTAGGTCATATGGGGGTAAAACTTGCTCATGCGATGGGTGCTCATGTGGTACTGTTTACCACTTCTCCAAATAAAGCTACAGAGGCTAAAAATCTGGGAGCAGATGAGGTAGTGATTTCTAAAGATCCAGGGCAAATGAATGCCCATGCTGCTAGTTTGGATTTTATTATCAATACGGTGGCAGTGCCTCATAATCTAGATAATTATCTTAGTCTCTTGAAAAAGGATGGTATTTTATGCTTAGTGGGTATTCCAACTACTCCTCATCCTTCATCACATGTTTTTAATCTCGTTGCTAAGCGTAGAGCAATTGTTGGATCTTTAATTGGGGGAATTAAAGAAACGCAAGAAATGCTAGATTTTTGTGCAAAACATAATATTGTAAGCGATATTGAAATCATCCCTATGAAAGATATTAATCAGGCTTATGAGCGGATGCTTAACAACGATGTAAAGTACCGATTTGTCATTGATATGCAAACCCTTAGGGATGAAAGATAG
- a CDS encoding DUF4114 domain-containing protein, giving the protein MHNYKKSFFLSVAGLTTTLLASQAMADPISSPPCPVGYDGNVTCINTVSSDGQNLQDKLNSITTSSTGIDVYTDQINPSALWSIGSTGSSENALMFEIAGNAGLNTFGIYDPTNKDNKLQLFSGSASDAYSTTLKNIGGGSYKATQFDSSGDVLGQQSANFGTNNLFGYYLEGPGGTFYSDPSLNPNGNAQMVAYEGGHGVSLNLGAGSSKFLANEYILAWEDMAYGTGDNDFNDFAVMVESVDPSGPSVPEPHVLGLFGLGLLLMSITPKLNPRRKLSTIAA; this is encoded by the coding sequence ATGCACAATTATAAAAAATCGTTTTTTTTAAGCGTTGCTGGGCTAACAACTACTTTACTCGCTAGCCAAGCCATGGCAGATCCTATATCAAGTCCGCCTTGCCCAGTTGGCTATGATGGGAATGTAACTTGTATTAATACAGTAAGTAGTGATGGTCAAAACCTACAAGATAAGCTAAATAGCATCACTACAAGTAGCACTGGTATTGATGTTTACACAGATCAGATCAATCCAAGTGCCCTATGGTCTATTGGTTCAACCGGCAGTAGTGAAAATGCCTTAATGTTTGAAATTGCAGGTAATGCAGGCTTAAATACATTTGGGATCTATGATCCTACTAATAAAGATAATAAGTTACAGCTGTTCAGCGGATCTGCATCTGATGCTTATTCAACCACCTTAAAAAATATAGGCGGCGGAAGTTATAAGGCTACCCAATTTGACAGCAGTGGAGATGTTCTGGGGCAGCAATCTGCAAATTTTGGTACTAACAATCTATTTGGGTATTATCTAGAGGGTCCAGGAGGTACTTTCTACTCTGATCCATCTTTAAATCCAAATGGGAATGCTCAAATGGTGGCTTATGAAGGCGGTCATGGGGTGAGCCTAAATCTTGGTGCGGGTTCTTCTAAGTTTCTTGCCAATGAATACATCCTTGCTTGGGAAGATATGGCTTATGGTACTGGAGATAATGATTTTAATGACTTCGCTGTCATGGTAGAGTCAGTAGATCCCAGTGGTCCTTCTGTACCAGAGCCTCATGTTTTAGGATTATTTGGTTTGGGCTTACTTTTAATGAGTATTACTCCAAAGCTTAATCCACGTAGAAAGCTCAGCACGATTGCTGCATAA
- the fabB gene encoding beta-ketoacyl-ACP synthase I — protein sequence MESNVKRVVITGLGIISSIGNNKEEVLKSLKEGRSGIEFCQTYADLGLRSHVHGSLKIDVSNFIDRKILRFMGDGAAYNYLAMEQAIADAILTPEIISHVRTGIIMGSGGPSTRNVVSSADTLREKGIRRVGPYIVPRAMSSTNSACLATAFKIKGVNYTISSACSTSAHCIGNGVEQIQFGKQDVVFAGGGEELDWTLTQMFDAMGALSSKYNDRPETASRPYDINRDGFVIAGGGGVVILESLDHALARGAKIYAEVVGYSATSDGYDMVAPSGEGAVRCMEQALATVDRPLDYINTHGTSTPVGDVKELEAIKTVFEKRNEQTPTLSSTKSLTGHSLGATGVHEVIYSLLMMEHSFISASANIENMDPSAVSLPIAKTRIDNKPIDTVMSNSFGFGGTNACIVLQKYQG from the coding sequence ATGGAAAGTAATGTAAAGCGTGTCGTAATTACCGGGCTAGGAATTATCTCTAGTATTGGTAACAATAAAGAAGAAGTTCTAAAATCCTTGAAAGAAGGTCGATCAGGTATTGAGTTCTGTCAAACTTATGCTGATCTTGGCTTGCGTAGTCATGTCCATGGGTCATTAAAAATTGATGTAAGTAATTTTATTGACCGTAAAATTCTACGCTTTATGGGGGATGGTGCCGCATATAACTATCTTGCTATGGAACAAGCAATTGCTGATGCAATACTGACCCCAGAAATTATTTCACATGTACGTACAGGAATCATTATGGGCTCTGGAGGACCTTCTACTAGAAATGTAGTCTCCTCTGCAGATACTCTACGGGAAAAAGGAATACGCAGGGTGGGGCCTTATATAGTGCCAAGGGCCATGAGTAGCACGAATTCAGCTTGTCTAGCCACTGCTTTTAAAATTAAAGGAGTCAATTACACAATTAGCTCTGCTTGTTCTACCAGTGCCCATTGTATTGGCAATGGAGTCGAGCAAATCCAATTTGGAAAGCAAGATGTTGTTTTTGCAGGCGGTGGTGAAGAATTAGATTGGACTCTTACCCAGATGTTTGATGCGATGGGTGCCCTTTCTTCTAAATATAACGATCGCCCTGAAACTGCCTCTCGCCCTTATGATATAAACCGAGATGGATTTGTCATTGCAGGCGGTGGCGGTGTTGTGATTCTTGAATCTTTAGATCATGCCCTTGCCCGTGGTGCGAAAATTTATGCAGAAGTGGTAGGCTATAGTGCAACTTCCGATGGTTATGATATGGTTGCTCCTTCTGGAGAAGGGGCAGTTCGATGCATGGAGCAGGCTTTAGCTACAGTAGATCGCCCCCTTGATTATATTAATACCCATGGTACCAGCACCCCTGTAGGGGATGTTAAAGAGCTTGAAGCGATTAAAACAGTATTTGAAAAACGTAATGAACAAACCCCTACGTTAAGCTCTACTAAATCTTTAACCGGTCATAGTTTAGGTGCTACAGGGGTTCATGAAGTAATTTATTCTTTACTTATGATGGAACATAGCTTTATCTCTGCTTCAGCTAATATTGAGAATATGGATCCCTCAGCAGTATCACTTCCTATTGCAAAAACTAGGATTGACAATAAGCCAATAGATACAGTCATGTCTAATAGTTTTGGCTTCGGGGGTACTAATGCTTGTATTGTGTTACAAAAATACCAAGGGTAA
- the pyk gene encoding pyruvate kinase yields the protein MSSSLFSFEKDFRSCRIICTLGPASYSETVIEKMILSGMNVARLNFSHGTYEDHKKTAEIIRKVSQNLGRPVAILQDLQGHKIRVGHVQNQEYIPLTKGQTIYLGHGETVSDQCIGIDYKGIARQVSTGESIYLDDGAIELKVLSIDGEDITCQVSLGGNLKSRKGVVFPDTHLDFPLIDEKDNADAQFGVSLNVDMIAMSFVRSDVEIVEMRKRLATWGKQDAFIVAKIEDREGLENLDKILKVVDGILIARGDLGVMLPREKIPGIQKRIIQQVNAAGVPVITATQMLESMTYNNKPTRAEVTDVHDAVISGSDAVMLSGETAAGSYPVYAVQEMDRIVREAEKELHSTKKEIPIYEQQTTRDKVAASVVNLAYNTGARCILVFSATGKTIQSLAAVRSRTPVYGVVAEEQLLRRLILYRGHSMIAIPEEKQLENLIAPTFQQLKEKEIIQPGDSVVVVARQEKAGMQESYLIKLHVLG from the coding sequence ATGAGTTCTTCCCTGTTTAGTTTTGAAAAAGATTTTCGCTCCTGCCGTATTATATGTACCCTTGGTCCTGCCAGTTACTCAGAAACAGTGATTGAAAAAATGATTCTTTCTGGTATGAATGTAGCTCGGCTTAATTTTTCTCATGGTACCTATGAAGATCATAAAAAAACAGCAGAAATTATTCGAAAAGTATCTCAAAATTTAGGAAGACCTGTAGCCATTTTACAAGATCTCCAAGGTCATAAAATTCGTGTAGGTCATGTGCAAAACCAAGAATATATTCCTCTCACAAAAGGACAAACAATTTATTTAGGTCATGGAGAAACAGTCTCAGATCAGTGTATTGGGATTGACTATAAAGGAATTGCTCGACAAGTCTCTACCGGTGAATCCATTTACTTAGATGATGGTGCCATTGAGCTTAAAGTACTAAGCATAGATGGGGAAGATATTACCTGCCAAGTAAGCCTTGGTGGAAATCTTAAAAGTAGAAAAGGAGTGGTTTTTCCTGATACTCATTTGGATTTTCCATTGATAGATGAAAAAGATAATGCGGATGCTCAATTTGGAGTCAGCCTTAATGTAGATATGATTGCCATGTCTTTTGTCCGATCTGATGTAGAAATCGTGGAAATGCGAAAACGATTAGCTACATGGGGGAAGCAAGATGCGTTCATTGTGGCAAAAATTGAAGATCGAGAAGGATTAGAAAATTTAGATAAAATTTTAAAAGTAGTCGATGGGATTCTGATTGCTCGTGGTGATTTAGGCGTGATGCTGCCTCGAGAAAAAATCCCTGGTATTCAGAAGAGAATAATTCAGCAAGTAAATGCTGCTGGCGTTCCAGTCATTACTGCTACTCAAATGCTGGAGAGTATGACCTATAATAATAAGCCTACTCGAGCCGAAGTCACTGATGTCCATGATGCGGTAATAAGTGGATCAGATGCGGTGATGCTTTCCGGGGAAACAGCAGCAGGATCTTATCCTGTTTATGCGGTGCAAGAAATGGATCGGATTGTGCGAGAAGCAGAAAAAGAGCTCCATAGCACAAAAAAAGAAATTCCTATTTATGAACAACAAACCACCCGTGATAAGGTAGCCGCTTCTGTAGTGAATTTAGCTTATAACACGGGAGCTCGTTGTATTCTTGTATTTTCCGCTACAGGTAAGACTATCCAATCTTTAGCGGCAGTAAGAAGCCGTACCCCAGTATATGGAGTGGTAGCTGAAGAGCAACTGTTGCGCAGATTAATACTTTACCGAGGCCATTCAATGATTGCAATTCCTGAAGAAAAACAATTAGAGAATTTAATTGCTCCTACTTTTCAGCAATTAAAAGAAAAAGAAATTATCCAGCCTGGTGATTCAGTGGTAGTGGTAGCAAGGCAGGAAAAAGCAGGAATGCAAGAATCCTATTTAATTAAGCTTCATGTTTTAGGGTAA
- a CDS encoding thioredoxin family protein: MVRTESTMLALGTQAPDFELLEPKTGNLVSLTDFKDYAALLVIFMCNHCPYVKHIGKELGLFIHNYRAKGLATVGINANDVENHPDDSPEKMIEEIKIQGYDFPYLYDESQKVAQAYRAACTPDLFLFDKDRKLVYRGQFDDSRPGNSVPVTGKDLKTAVEATLKGQVVAGEQLPSVGCNIKWKPGNAPSY, from the coding sequence ATGGTTCGCACTGAATCTACAATGCTTGCACTAGGCACTCAAGCCCCTGATTTTGAATTATTGGAGCCTAAAACAGGGAATTTAGTTTCCCTTACAGATTTTAAAGATTATGCTGCTTTATTAGTGATTTTTATGTGTAATCATTGCCCTTATGTAAAACATATTGGCAAAGAGCTTGGGTTATTTATTCATAATTATCGGGCAAAAGGGTTAGCTACTGTAGGGATTAATGCCAATGATGTGGAAAACCATCCAGATGATAGCCCTGAAAAAATGATAGAGGAAATTAAAATACAAGGCTATGATTTTCCTTATCTATACGATGAATCTCAAAAAGTGGCTCAAGCTTATAGGGCTGCCTGTACTCCGGATTTATTTTTATTTGATAAGGATCGCAAGCTAGTTTATCGAGGTCAATTTGATGATAGTCGCCCCGGAAATAGTGTCCCTGTCACTGGTAAAGATCTTAAAACAGCAGTGGAGGCAACTTTAAAAGGACAAGTAGTAGCTGGCGAGCAACTACCCAGTGTAGGTTGTAACATTAAATGGAAACCTGGAAATGCGCCCAGTTATTAA
- a CDS encoding UvrD-helicase domain-containing protein, which translates to MIAQNVSDSKIRKQALDPSQSFIIQAPAGSGKTELLTQRYLNLLARVDSPEEIIAITFTRKAATEMQTRIIEALMMVEDNQPITEPKKTTWALAKTVLIHDKKQGWDLLQYPNQLRIQTIDSLCAGLTQQMPWLSCFGAQPKTIDKAEPLYQQAAHHTLMLLEHGNDQQSAKIVRLLHHLNNRWGNIEELLVEMLEHRDQWLRHFVGEQLNRDILEKMLQAIISKALVQVHAYFSKEVLTKLLELAYFASHRIEKQDSLIRAFQNFTPPLNIDAASLPYWQGLAELLLIEKGQWRKSINKTIGFPPEYKDEKTSFMNLLNEIQSLEASEQLQKQLHQLRSLPTSRYEDDQWEIIQVLSEILLLAVAQLQLVFQVQGAVDFTEISQRASQALEEANKTPTDLALVLDHKISHLLVDEFQDTNLSQYLLLEKLTHGWEREDGRTLFIVGDPMQSIYLFREANVGLFLRTWHYGIGNIALTSLKLEVNFRSQQSIVDWVNHGFSQIFPTQENISLGAVPYSPSKPFHSFDQQATGVQIHPCFEKNRTQEAIKIIELIQQTKAQNPKDTIAILVSSRSHLREVISCLKKENLSFQAVEIDLLKDEEVVRDLLSLTKALFHPADRISWFSILRAPWCGLTLNDLYQLVHVTPEKTIWECIQQNKQTLSQEGRQQLAKIKQVFTAAFKLRRYRSPRQLVESTWLTLGGPACITEEIKLESAKIYLDFLEAYTQDGNIFDFQDLENHIQELYAPPNSSGELQIMTIHKSKGLEFDTVIMPGLGYSGRASSPKLLMWAEYSANNHIDEHIDKNQLILAPIKEAGGEDHPTYKYIKEIKREKENLEKQRLLYVGATRAKKSLHLLGHTNYDPEEAKIEDPQKESLLSILWPLIKEQFETKIAEIEHDTLISIAEEKRENTADSHLYKLDSHWQPPDLSADIDVIYKNEIEFINSNSESPVFDWAGNWARCIGIVVHRYLQIIAQDGIECWDLQKISQLEPNFRQALLKQGLVDQKQLDDSLRKIQNIFTRIFEDNSKGKWILSSRHQQAHNEYPLSGIVDQDPVRIIIDRTFIDEKGYRWIIDYKTSTHDGGNLDEFLDHEQERYRSQLEHYARLMARKELHRQIYLGLYYPALSGWRQWCWQNNK; encoded by the coding sequence ATGATAGCTCAAAATGTTTCAGATAGTAAGATTCGTAAACAAGCCTTAGATCCTAGCCAATCTTTTATTATTCAGGCCCCGGCAGGCTCTGGAAAAACAGAATTGCTTACGCAACGGTATTTAAATTTACTAGCTCGGGTAGATTCTCCTGAGGAGATTATCGCTATTACCTTTACTCGTAAAGCCGCAACAGAAATGCAGACTCGAATCATTGAAGCACTGATGATGGTAGAAGATAATCAACCTATAACAGAACCTAAAAAAACCACATGGGCATTGGCAAAAACAGTACTTATCCATGATAAAAAGCAAGGCTGGGATTTACTCCAGTATCCTAACCAGCTTCGAATTCAAACCATTGATTCTCTTTGTGCAGGACTCACCCAACAAATGCCTTGGTTGTCTTGTTTTGGTGCTCAACCTAAAACGATAGACAAGGCAGAACCCCTTTACCAGCAAGCAGCACATCACACCTTAATGCTTCTCGAGCATGGAAATGATCAACAGTCGGCGAAAATCGTACGCTTATTACATCATTTAAATAATCGCTGGGGTAATATTGAAGAATTACTGGTAGAGATGCTCGAACATCGAGATCAATGGCTAAGGCATTTTGTAGGTGAACAGCTTAATAGGGATATTTTGGAAAAAATGCTACAAGCTATCATCTCAAAAGCCTTAGTTCAAGTGCACGCTTATTTTTCAAAAGAAGTCCTTACAAAATTATTAGAATTAGCTTATTTTGCAAGTCACCGTATTGAGAAACAAGACTCTCTAATTCGAGCTTTTCAAAATTTTACTCCGCCTTTAAATATAGATGCCGCCTCTTTACCCTATTGGCAGGGGCTTGCTGAGCTATTACTTATTGAGAAAGGACAGTGGCGTAAGAGTATTAATAAAACCATTGGTTTTCCGCCAGAATATAAGGATGAAAAAACATCTTTTATGAATCTCCTTAATGAAATCCAATCACTGGAAGCCAGTGAGCAGTTGCAGAAACAATTACACCAACTACGGAGTTTACCTACCAGCCGTTACGAAGATGATCAATGGGAAATTATTCAAGTACTCTCTGAAATCTTGCTACTTGCGGTTGCTCAACTTCAATTAGTATTCCAAGTTCAAGGAGCAGTAGATTTTACTGAAATTTCTCAAAGAGCCTCTCAAGCTTTGGAGGAAGCAAATAAAACTCCCACTGATCTTGCTTTGGTTTTAGATCATAAAATTAGCCACTTACTGGTGGATGAATTCCAAGATACCAACTTAAGTCAGTATCTTCTGCTGGAAAAACTTACTCATGGCTGGGAACGAGAAGATGGACGTACCCTATTTATTGTAGGAGATCCCATGCAGTCTATTTACTTGTTTAGAGAAGCAAATGTAGGTCTTTTTTTGCGTACTTGGCACTATGGTATAGGTAATATTGCCCTCACGTCTTTAAAATTAGAAGTGAACTTTAGATCTCAGCAGTCTATTGTAGACTGGGTAAATCATGGATTTTCCCAAATTTTTCCAACACAAGAAAATATTTCACTAGGAGCAGTCCCTTATAGCCCCTCTAAACCATTTCATTCATTTGATCAACAAGCTACTGGAGTACAGATCCATCCTTGTTTTGAAAAAAATAGAACACAAGAAGCCATTAAAATTATTGAGCTGATACAACAAACAAAGGCACAAAATCCTAAAGATACTATTGCAATTTTAGTAAGTAGCCGATCCCATTTAAGAGAGGTTATTTCTTGTCTTAAAAAGGAAAATTTATCTTTTCAAGCAGTAGAGATTGATTTACTAAAAGATGAGGAAGTGGTGCGAGATTTACTCTCCTTAACTAAGGCATTATTTCATCCTGCAGATCGAATTAGCTGGTTTTCCATACTACGAGCACCTTGGTGTGGCTTAACTTTAAATGATTTGTATCAATTAGTACATGTAACACCGGAAAAAACAATCTGGGAGTGTATCCAGCAGAACAAGCAAACACTAAGCCAAGAAGGCAGGCAACAACTGGCTAAAATAAAGCAAGTATTTACTGCTGCTTTTAAGCTAAGACGATATCGTTCTCCAAGGCAGTTAGTGGAAAGTACATGGCTTACCCTAGGCGGTCCAGCTTGCATAACGGAAGAAATCAAACTGGAGTCGGCAAAAATCTATTTGGATTTTTTAGAAGCTTATACTCAAGATGGCAATATCTTTGATTTTCAAGATCTAGAAAACCATATCCAGGAACTCTATGCCCCCCCGAATAGTAGTGGTGAGCTACAAATCATGACGATTCATAAATCTAAGGGGCTAGAATTTGATACGGTGATTATGCCAGGACTTGGTTATTCTGGAAGAGCAAGCAGCCCTAAACTGCTTATGTGGGCAGAGTACTCAGCTAATAATCATATCGATGAACATATAGATAAGAATCAACTAATTCTAGCTCCTATAAAAGAAGCTGGGGGAGAGGATCATCCTACCTATAAATACATTAAAGAAATTAAAAGAGAAAAAGAGAATTTAGAAAAACAGCGGCTACTTTATGTAGGGGCTACTCGGGCTAAAAAGAGCCTTCATTTATTAGGACATACAAATTATGATCCAGAAGAGGCAAAGATTGAGGATCCTCAAAAAGAATCATTATTATCTATCCTATGGCCGCTCATTAAAGAACAGTTTGAAACAAAAATAGCTGAGATAGAACATGATACTTTAATAAGTATTGCAGAAGAAAAAAGAGAAAATACAGCAGATTCTCATTTATATAAATTAGATTCCCACTGGCAACCACCTGACTTATCTGCTGATATAGATGTTATCTACAAAAATGAAATAGAATTTATCAATAGTAATTCGGAAAGTCCCGTTTTCGATTGGGCTGGAAATTGGGCACGTTGTATTGGTATTGTAGTCCACCGCTATTTACAAATCATTGCTCAAGATGGTATTGAGTGTTGGGATCTACAGAAAATCTCCCAATTAGAGCCCAATTTTAGGCAAGCCTTACTTAAACAAGGGTTAGTGGATCAAAAACAGCTTGATGATTCTTTGCGAAAAATCCAAAATATATTTACTCGGATTTTTGAGGATAATTCAAAAGGAAAATGGATTTTATCATCTAGGCACCAACAAGCCCATAATGAATATCCTTTAAGTGGTATTGTAGATCAAGATCCAGTTCGGATTATTATTGATCGAACTTTTATTGATGAAAAAGGCTATCGTTGGATTATTGACTATAAAACTAGTACTCATGATGGAGGAAATCTAGATGAATTTTTAGATCATGAGCAAGAACGCTATCGTTCACAACTAGAGCATTATGCTAGGCTGATGGCAAGAAAAGAGCTTCATCGGCAGATATATTTAGGACTATATTATCCTGCTCTTTCTGGTTGGCGACAGTGGTGTTGGCAAAATAATAAATAG